In Spiroplasma chinense, a single window of DNA contains:
- a CDS encoding AAA family ATPase gives MSVKRELSQLQNLIGIKKAIVIEGNVDDIYELEGKYVNLHEYLMKIFDNKKYTDRFLYDRNSGIRGQKISNLILTSDDKKANGESVADDFDELFGNQSGSTSTGEESTQIKKPIEFFAVLNKNLNRDDNRKIGFVADYTNFVFSDQGLDIDDRSVLTEFSKTLKESKFMISNIDELSNCVIFVTKKINQLPPSLYLDNPDMLIVTLPKPSRDERHEFLATVKSRIQVTDIGTEFENIVDATDSWTIKELSHFVKFSCNFNQPTPFNKMLNIYKYGEKTSPWEDLSYDKMINIKEELKKRVIGQDDAIEKVSKVIYKAYTGLTGITYSAKRSKPKGTLFFVGPTGTGKTELAKAITSFLFNDEANLIRFDMSEYGQDNSDQKLIGAPPGYVGFEGGGQLTNAVKEKPFSVILFDEIEKASPKIFDKFLQILEDGRLTDNTGQTISFSESFIIFTSNIGAAEVSPNQDKDAIYKEFISKVQQHFTYELNRPELLGRFGNNIVPFNFIKDNSLKAGIIKQKVRPIQIAIYEKYKAELHIDLANDSIISILLQDADERRGGRDVLNSLETNLVDPLSEFVFENLQNLKPGTKISVQPSDKKLVFSLNV, from the coding sequence ATGAGTGTAAAAAGAGAATTAAGTCAATTACAAAATTTAATAGGAATTAAAAAAGCAATCGTTATTGAAGGTAATGTTGATGATATTTATGAACTTGAAGGTAAGTATGTTAATTTACATGAATACTTAATGAAAATTTTTGATAACAAAAAATATACAGACAGATTCTTATACGACAGAAATTCAGGTATAAGAGGACAAAAAATTAGTAATTTAATTTTGACAAGTGATGATAAAAAAGCTAATGGTGAAAGTGTTGCAGATGATTTCGATGAATTATTTGGGAATCAAAGTGGTTCAACTTCAACAGGAGAAGAATCAACACAAATAAAAAAACCAATAGAGTTTTTTGCTGTTTTAAATAAAAATTTAAATAGAGATGATAATCGTAAAATTGGTTTTGTAGCTGATTATACAAACTTTGTATTTAGTGATCAAGGTTTAGATATTGATGACAGATCTGTTTTAACAGAGTTTTCAAAAACTTTAAAGGAATCTAAATTTATGATTTCAAATATTGATGAATTATCAAACTGTGTAATTTTTGTTACTAAAAAAATTAATCAATTACCTCCAAGTCTTTATTTGGATAATCCAGATATGTTAATTGTGACTCTACCAAAACCAAGTAGAGATGAAAGACACGAATTTTTAGCAACAGTTAAATCGAGAATTCAAGTTACAGATATTGGAACTGAATTTGAAAATATAGTTGATGCAACAGATTCGTGAACAATTAAAGAACTGTCTCACTTTGTTAAGTTCTCATGTAATTTTAATCAACCAACACCATTTAATAAAATGTTAAACATTTATAAATATGGAGAAAAAACTTCTCCATGAGAAGATTTAAGTTACGACAAAATGATAAACATTAAAGAAGAGTTGAAAAAAAGAGTTATAGGACAAGATGATGCAATTGAAAAAGTTTCAAAAGTAATTTATAAAGCTTATACAGGTCTTACTGGAATTACTTACTCTGCAAAAAGAAGTAAACCCAAAGGTACATTATTTTTTGTAGGACCAACAGGTACTGGTAAAACAGAACTTGCAAAAGCAATAACTTCTTTCTTATTTAATGATGAAGCAAATTTAATAAGATTTGATATGTCTGAATATGGACAAGATAATTCTGACCAAAAACTAATAGGAGCGCCTCCTGGTTATGTTGGTTTTGAAGGTGGGGGACAACTTACAAATGCAGTTAAGGAAAAACCATTTTCAGTAATCTTGTTCGATGAAATCGAAAAAGCTAGTCCAAAAATATTTGATAAGTTTTTACAAATTCTTGAAGATGGAAGACTTACAGACAACACGGGACAAACAATTAGTTTTAGTGAAAGTTTTATAATCTTTACATCAAATATTGGAGCGGCTGAAGTTTCTCCTAATCAAGATAAAGATGCTATTTATAAAGAATTTATCAGCAAAGTTCAGCAACACTTTACTTATGAATTAAATAGACCTGAACTATTGGGAAGATTTGGAAATAACATTGTGCCTTTCAACTTTATTAAAGACAATTCTCTTAAAGCTGGAATTATTAAACAAAAAGTTAGACCAATTCAAATTGCAATTTATGAAAAATATAAAGCAGAATTACATATAGATCTTGCAAATGATTCTATTATTTCTATTCTACTTCAAGATGCAGATGAAAGAAGAGGGGGACGTGATGTTTTAAACTCACTTGAAACTAATTTAGTTGACCCTCTATCAGAATTTGTATTTGAAAATTTACAAAACTTAAAACCAGGAACAAAAATATCTGTTCAACCAAGTGATAAAAAATTAGTCTTTTCTTTAAATGTCTAA
- a CDS encoding 4Fe-4S single cluster domain-containing protein: MSNINVAKFLMNSEIEGPGTRFVIWFQGCNINCNGCSNQELIPLEPKYFIPTSLLFEKILEAKEEFCIEGVTLLGGEPFLQPDALLELTNFCKANDLTVICFTGYIYEKLNLEYQNILSNIDILIDGPFLIKQLDYKRRLIGSKNQRVIKLTEFYKDCDYFEKPHSEIEIQLYNNRLSMNGDGVVFDNEFGEFKFKIN, translated from the coding sequence ATGTCTAATATAAATGTTGCCAAATTTTTAATGAACAGTGAAATTGAAGGCCCTGGAACAAGATTTGTAATTTGATTTCAAGGTTGTAATATAAACTGTAATGGATGTTCAAACCAAGAGTTAATACCTCTAGAACCTAAATATTTTATTCCTACATCTTTATTATTTGAAAAAATACTTGAAGCTAAAGAAGAATTTTGTATTGAAGGTGTTACATTACTGGGTGGAGAACCTTTTTTACAACCAGATGCATTATTAGAATTAACAAATTTTTGTAAAGCAAATGACTTGACTGTCATTTGCTTTACGGGATATATTTATGAAAAGCTAAATCTAGAATATCAAAATATACTATCAAATATTGATATTCTAATTGATGGACCTTTTTTGATAAAGCAATTAGATTATAAACGTAGGTTAATTGGTAGTAAAAATCAAAGAGTTATCAAATTAACTGAGTTTTATAAAGATTGTGATTACTTTGAAAAACCCCATTCAGAAATTGAAATACAATTGTATAACAACAGACTTTCAATGAATGGTGATGGTGTAGTTTTTGATAATGAATTTGGTGAATTTAAATTTAAAATTAATTAA
- a CDS encoding nitroreductase family protein: MSKSLELLKERRSAKRFVSDFEVSDAQITEILESARFAPSSFGMEPFKLAYISNKDIRNELLEPWWNQPGVNTASGLLVWMTPLEETIEKEIIPSQNERNIPEEFKDIREQMTGGLHAALAAHGISHDEWASRGAYISLGTVLGTAQELGIDLCPSEGFDPKAVGEVLAKHDIMDNKKWKVAVGAFVGKVDTNQDFHHFFSKTRKPADESYKIVK; this comes from the coding sequence ATGTCAAAAAGTTTAGAATTATTAAAAGAAAGAAGATCAGCTAAAAGATTTGTTAGTGACTTCGAAGTAAGTGATGCACAAATTACAGAAATCTTAGAATCTGCAAGATTTGCACCATCATCATTTGGAATGGAACCATTTAAATTAGCTTACATTTCAAATAAAGATATTAGAAATGAATTATTAGAACCATGATGAAACCAACCAGGAGTAAATACTGCATCTGGATTATTGGTTTGAATGACACCATTAGAAGAAACAATCGAAAAAGAAATTATTCCTTCACAAAATGAAAGAAACATTCCTGAAGAATTTAAAGATATTCGTGAACAAATGACTGGTGGATTACACGCAGCATTAGCAGCACACGGAATTTCACACGATGAATGAGCATCAAGAGGAGCTTACATTTCATTAGGTACTGTTTTAGGAACAGCACAAGAATTAGGAATCGATTTATGTCCATCAGAAGGATTTGATCCTAAAGCTGTTGGTGAAGTTTTAGCAAAACACGATATTATGGATAACAAAAAATGAAAAGTTGCTGTTGGAGCATTTGTTGGTAAAGTTGATACTAACCAAGATTTCCACCACTTCTTCTCAAAAACAAGAAAGCCAGCTGACGAATCATACAAAATCGTTAAATAG
- a CDS encoding ABC transporter permease, with amino-acid sequence MKSLDNNNELNKDKKIKVEKIKKEKVSKDKPEKFKYKRLILKSGFKNAVRNIFQLFGLAILVATTFMISMSVVITNGRVNNNYKNILTTSVQHDFIVDVSNSPRVSFQEDQWIGGENIDEFSNQDLFEQYLMNVLSRKGINKDNSGQVTGNDYFDWSRTETRNFYGLQNNQTDLNVKVITKTSLVDESKDVSKTGQPPVDKLVLENNQTENIFSEDKDISRRQVVMQSNFASKNNIKIGDIVRLTPDNYGSELLVKKDVTDIEFGGEVSITDETVGIDSTIYKDQNWFQVIGYGTSADFIYPTIGTQSIIPSSKTDMTAYVDPAVFGLTEQRVNPKEGSQIILYSYDLASSKLSVQSENDREIYFSGKFINDPEDVEGYLEAFNNEWIRYGHVSSSKVKLFYKLNDPGYKWSIRTSAYSKVILSYWLMSAFIIVLITIICIFSVTLIVKKQFDDAKSKLGTFKAMGYSNRELLVYFVATPFLIAGVGALMGYIIMMAAQNALVAVFLNYFSLQSTTVHSFWWQAILIILAIIGVLVATTLTIGYSVIEQNALYLLSGNASRKSSRLGMWVKVLFRKARPSIKLHAALTIGSMPKIIGTSFTLLISTFLISISLITPDILRKNSSATFAGLNYSGTVEYNEPVLNNPATFFKTYNPNKDNDWKYKSTNLVTEINDATNNPTQYETAYPIVSNGDGTYKYDTKKIIKDLMNGDISQNYWSYNIPTNVDKDPTAYYEYAKVNYSNWKNLSLQYLEALDSINTDIDYSDGQIPFTAITSLTKQWTDYKYLIDDIESTAISLSSSANGGNLYENSLRKIALSLQNFYKKYHSGIPVKINSSYLSGSKLNSEAVSAIDFDKQLIDSSTNQIYDTYKVRTPLKLATKANPLFYGLSGSNESTSSDETWRATVSSFAKDLNVKENSLQFKKEKMESVDVNDKSLKTDDLIKFNTYLITWYWINFEGKIGTMLLEANYQNSNNVVQKSIIQKIENGENYNITTGVVPYDLEKEELGTLINGIYKTSQNSQKIKIYGIDEDTRAVDLKDTAGNNLTPNLFATLADDYKDYTPIVVNQTVAKKLNVGFKDVIDIDVIKKALLDNDNKTLKLDDVQMGVKSAYKYDGESTTNDIISEAKKNYYAYNSNNKGWNSTSTFDTAKINGYKVASSSVGDLGTNTEILNAVNSSKVKVENLSESKKFIVVGVSDNYGESKAWISNENANDVLGYKEVKKYFFNKFFINEWKSSPGLKNFYDVTIMEDVTKAQWENFINLWELKIANWEDGDYSDSPPGVNNPYDDFVQSYLNISDEATAAKRSVRNSANYLFKMFNNLYPTFNYKFLLDDEYDDQQSVSPKTQAYGDYSANGMVGSSSISTDSTGLSTIEYTQGHEQSGIANNYLMSDRHKLLKNIEDLTTLLIYVIMFVALIISIIIIVITTSLIIEENSQFIATMKILGYSNAYVMMQVSGIYLMPILIMFGVGFVLGNLMLSKVTTYISKNYAFVIPFNFGIYVPFAVLGILLLIYVSTITITYKRFSRIKPTDSLQISS; translated from the coding sequence ATGAAAAGTTTAGATAATAACAATGAATTAAATAAAGATAAAAAAATTAAAGTTGAGAAAATAAAAAAAGAAAAAGTATCAAAAGATAAGCCAGAGAAATTTAAATATAAAAGACTGATCTTGAAATCAGGATTTAAAAACGCAGTAAGAAATATATTCCAGTTATTTGGTTTAGCAATTTTAGTAGCTACAACATTTATGATTTCAATGAGTGTTGTAATTACAAATGGTAGAGTAAACAATAATTATAAAAATATATTAACAACATCTGTACAACATGACTTTATAGTTGATGTAAGCAATTCACCAAGGGTTTCTTTTCAAGAAGATCAATGAATTGGTGGAGAAAATATTGACGAATTCAGTAACCAAGACTTATTTGAACAATACCTAATGAATGTTTTGTCAAGAAAAGGTATTAACAAAGATAATTCCGGACAAGTTACAGGTAACGATTATTTTGATTGAAGTAGAACAGAGACAAGAAATTTCTACGGTTTACAAAATAATCAGACAGATTTAAATGTCAAAGTTATAACAAAAACATCTTTAGTTGATGAATCTAAAGATGTTTCAAAAACAGGACAACCTCCTGTAGATAAATTGGTTCTAGAAAACAATCAAACTGAAAACATTTTTTCAGAAGATAAAGATATTTCTAGAAGACAAGTTGTTATGCAAAGTAATTTTGCCAGCAAAAACAATATTAAAATAGGAGATATAGTTAGGCTAACACCAGATAATTATGGAAGTGAACTCTTAGTAAAAAAAGATGTAACTGACATTGAATTTGGTGGTGAAGTTAGCATAACTGATGAAACTGTTGGAATTGATAGTACCATTTATAAAGACCAGAACTGATTTCAAGTTATTGGATACGGTACATCTGCAGACTTTATATATCCAACTATTGGAACACAAAGTATAATTCCATCAAGTAAAACTGACATGACAGCTTATGTTGACCCTGCAGTTTTTGGATTGACTGAACAAAGAGTTAACCCAAAAGAAGGTAGTCAAATTATTCTTTACAGTTATGATCTAGCTTCATCTAAATTAAGTGTTCAATCTGAAAACGATAGAGAAATTTACTTTTCAGGTAAATTTATAAATGATCCCGAAGATGTAGAAGGATATTTAGAAGCATTTAATAATGAATGAATTAGATATGGTCATGTTAGTTCAAGTAAAGTTAAATTATTTTATAAATTAAATGACCCAGGATACAAATGATCAATTAGAACATCTGCTTATAGCAAAGTTATTTTATCTTATTGATTAATGTCGGCTTTCATTATTGTTTTAATAACAATAATATGTATATTTTCAGTAACATTGATTGTTAAAAAACAATTTGATGATGCAAAAAGTAAATTGGGAACATTTAAAGCAATGGGGTATTCAAATAGAGAATTGTTAGTATACTTTGTAGCAACGCCTTTCCTAATTGCTGGAGTTGGTGCTTTAATGGGTTACATTATTATGATGGCAGCTCAAAATGCTTTAGTTGCAGTATTCTTAAATTACTTTAGTTTACAAAGTACAACTGTCCATTCATTTTGATGACAAGCTATACTTATAATTCTTGCAATTATAGGAGTGCTTGTAGCAACAACACTTACAATTGGATATTCAGTTATAGAACAAAATGCATTATATCTATTAAGCGGAAACGCTTCTAGAAAAAGCAGTAGACTTGGTATGTGAGTTAAAGTCTTATTTAGAAAAGCACGACCAAGTATTAAATTACATGCAGCACTTACAATAGGTTCTATGCCAAAAATTATAGGTACAAGTTTTACATTATTAATTTCAACTTTCTTAATTTCTATAAGTTTAATAACACCAGATATTTTGAGAAAAAATAGTAGTGCAACTTTTGCAGGATTAAATTATTCAGGAACTGTAGAATATAACGAACCAGTTCTAAATAACCCTGCAACCTTCTTTAAAACTTATAATCCAAATAAGGATAATGATTGAAAATACAAATCAACTAATTTAGTTACAGAAATTAATGATGCAACAAACAACCCAACTCAATATGAAACAGCCTATCCGATTGTTTCAAATGGAGATGGAACTTATAAGTATGATACAAAAAAAATAATCAAAGATTTGATGAATGGCGACATAAGTCAGAATTATTGATCATACAATATACCTACTAATGTAGATAAAGACCCAACAGCATATTATGAATATGCAAAAGTAAACTATTCAAACTGAAAAAATCTATCTCTTCAATATCTTGAAGCTTTAGATTCTATAAATACAGATATTGATTATAGTGATGGTCAAATACCATTTACAGCAATTACTTCATTAACAAAACAATGAACGGATTATAAATACTTGATTGATGATATTGAATCAACAGCTATTTCTCTAAGTTCATCTGCTAATGGAGGAAATCTTTACGAAAATTCTTTACGTAAAATTGCTTTAAGTTTACAAAACTTTTACAAAAAATACCATAGTGGTATACCAGTTAAAATTAACAGTTCTTATTTAAGTGGTTCAAAATTAAATAGTGAAGCTGTTAGTGCAATTGATTTTGATAAACAATTAATTGATTCATCAACAAACCAAATTTATGACACATATAAAGTTAGAACACCACTTAAATTAGCAACAAAAGCTAATCCATTATTCTATGGTTTGAGTGGATCAAACGAATCAACTTCAAGTGACGAAACTTGAAGAGCTACTGTATCAAGTTTTGCAAAAGATTTAAATGTAAAAGAAAATTCTTTACAATTTAAAAAAGAAAAAATGGAATCAGTTGATGTAAATGATAAAAGTTTAAAAACTGATGATTTAATTAAATTTAATACTTATTTAATTACATGATACTGAATAAACTTTGAAGGAAAAATTGGAACTATGTTATTAGAAGCCAATTACCAAAATTCAAATAACGTTGTTCAAAAAAGTATTATCCAAAAAATTGAAAATGGTGAAAATTACAATATTACAACCGGAGTAGTGCCATATGATTTAGAAAAAGAAGAGTTAGGAACTCTTATTAATGGGATTTATAAAACTTCTCAAAACAGTCAAAAAATTAAAATTTATGGTATCGATGAAGATACCAGAGCAGTTGATTTAAAAGATACAGCTGGAAATAACTTAACACCTAACTTGTTTGCGACTTTGGCAGATGACTATAAAGATTACACACCAATTGTTGTTAATCAAACTGTTGCAAAAAAATTAAACGTTGGATTTAAAGACGTTATTGACATTGATGTAATTAAAAAAGCTTTATTAGATAACGATAATAAAACTTTGAAATTAGATGATGTTCAAATGGGAGTTAAATCAGCTTACAAATATGATGGAGAGTCTACAACTAACGATATTATTTCAGAAGCTAAAAAGAATTATTATGCTTACAACTCAAATAATAAAGGTTGAAACTCAACTTCAACATTTGATACAGCTAAAATTAACGGCTATAAAGTAGCTTCAAGTTCTGTAGGAGATCTTGGAACTAATACAGAAATTTTAAATGCAGTAAATAGCTCAAAAGTTAAAGTTGAAAATTTATCAGAGTCTAAAAAATTTATAGTAGTTGGAGTAAGTGATAACTATGGTGAATCAAAAGCTTGAATTTCAAATGAAAATGCAAATGATGTATTGGGTTATAAAGAAGTTAAGAAATATTTCTTTAACAAATTCTTTATTAATGAATGAAAATCAAGCCCGGGACTTAAAAATTTCTATGATGTAACAATTATGGAAGATGTTACAAAAGCTCAATGAGAGAACTTTATTAATTTATGGGAATTAAAAATTGCCAATTGAGAAGATGGAGATTATTCAGATTCCCCACCTGGAGTAAATAATCCTTATGATGACTTTGTTCAATCATATTTAAATATTTCTGATGAAGCAACCGCTGCGAAACGAAGTGTTAGAAATTCTGCAAATTATTTATTTAAAATGTTTAATAACTTGTATCCAACATTTAACTATAAATTTTTATTAGATGATGAATATGATGATCAACAAAGTGTATCTCCAAAAACTCAAGCTTATGGAGATTACAGCGCAAACGGAATGGTTGGGTCAAGTAGTATAAGTACAGATTCAACTGGACTTTCAACTATTGAATACACACAAGGTCATGAACAATCAGGTATTGCAAATAACTATTTAATGTCTGATAGACACAAGTTGTTAAAAAACATTGAAGATTTAACTACCTTATTAATTTATGTCATCATGTTTGTAGCACTTATTATTTCGATAATTATTATTGTTATTACAACTTCGTTAATTATTGAAGAAAATTCACAGTTTATAGCAACAATGAAAATTCTTGGATATTCAAATGCCTATGTAATGATGCAAGTTTCAGGAATTTACCTAATGCCAATATTGATTATGTTTGGTGTAGGGTTTGTTTTAGGAAACTTGATGTTATCGAAAGTGACAACATATATTTCAAAAAATTATGCATTTGTTATACCATTTAACTTTGGAATTTATGTTCCATTTGCAGTTCTTGGTATATTGTTATTAATTTATGTATCAACAATAACAATAACTTATAAACGATTCTCAAGAATCAAACCAACAGACTCACTACAAATTAGTAGTTAG